In a single window of the Prosthecobacter sp. SYSU 5D2 genome:
- a CDS encoding amidase — MTTKPARTPTEHVFVKHWPAPEGYEGVRLAVKDFIDIKGEVTTAGSAYLARTSPPATQDAASLRLTRQQGVHIVGKTNASEFGVTASGVNPHFGTPRSPLTVDRKNRLISGGSSSGSAVAVATGMADVAFGTDTGGSVRIPAACCGVYGLKTTYGLVSLKGVFPMSPDNLDTVGPLAKNIPNLARGMALLKEGFDGEYQEAVADKPVGRNFDVGRLYVDGTAPEVDKAVDEALRKAGFRIINLNDRFKAAFERAQKDGLTVAVGDAWTNDEQYRNKRGVSGVTKAAILLGQIEHLTGGYDAALKRRIEWQRALAQVFRQVDMIALPTLKTLPPRIPSFGGSAIFEAYNFTLQNTVGFNYSGNPAIAIPIPMEGELVKTTSLQLVGPRLSEAQLLNAGRIVSSKLK, encoded by the coding sequence GTGACCACCAAACCGGCGCGCACGCCGACAGAACATGTGTTTGTGAAACACTGGCCGGCACCTGAGGGCTATGAGGGGGTGCGGCTGGCGGTGAAAGACTTCATTGATATCAAAGGGGAGGTGACGACGGCGGGGTCCGCCTACCTTGCCCGGACCAGCCCGCCAGCCACTCAGGATGCGGCCAGCCTGAGACTAACCCGTCAGCAGGGGGTTCATATTGTGGGCAAGACAAATGCCAGCGAATTTGGTGTGACCGCTTCCGGAGTGAATCCGCATTTCGGCACACCTCGCAGCCCGCTGACGGTGGACCGGAAGAACCGGCTGATCTCCGGCGGCTCCTCCAGCGGATCGGCAGTGGCAGTGGCCACCGGGATGGCGGATGTGGCCTTTGGGACGGATACGGGCGGGTCTGTGCGGATCCCGGCGGCCTGCTGCGGGGTTTATGGGCTGAAGACGACCTATGGCCTGGTCTCGCTAAAAGGAGTATTTCCGATGTCACCGGACAATCTGGATACCGTCGGACCGCTGGCCAAAAACATTCCCAATCTGGCACGTGGCATGGCCTTGCTGAAGGAGGGGTTTGATGGGGAATACCAGGAGGCAGTGGCGGACAAACCCGTGGGACGCAACTTTGATGTGGGCCGCCTGTATGTGGACGGTACTGCCCCTGAGGTGGACAAGGCCGTGGACGAGGCACTCCGAAAAGCTGGCTTCCGAATTATCAATCTCAATGACCGCTTCAAAGCCGCATTTGAGCGGGCACAGAAAGACGGCCTGACTGTGGCCGTGGGCGATGCCTGGACAAATGATGAGCAGTACCGGAACAAGCGCGGCGTATCCGGCGTAACGAAGGCAGCCATTTTGTTAGGCCAGATTGAGCACCTGACTGGCGGCTACGATGCCGCCCTGAAACGCCGCATCGAATGGCAGCGGGCCCTCGCGCAGGTCTTCCGGCAGGTGGACATGATCGCCCTGCCGACCCTGAAGACGCTTCCCCCGCGCATTCCGAGCTTTGGCGGATCAGCCATTTTCGAGGCGTATAACTTCACATTGCAAAATACGGTAGGCTTCAATTATTCAGGAAATCCTGCCATCGCCATTCCGATTCCAATGGAGGGTGAATTGGTGAAAACGACCAGCCTGCAACTGGTGGGTCCCCGCCTGAGCGAAGCTCAACTTTTGAACGCCGGGCGTATTGTGAGTTCCAAGCTGAAATGA
- a CDS encoding protein kinase yields MSESFSSSKPCPKCGELMTEESATGLCPVCLMSLAMNWTAQTQPVAPPLKVLTPEELAPHFPQLEVLELIGRGGMGVVYKAKQKSLNRYVALKLLAPDSKKDGSFAGRFAKEAQALAKMDHPNIVTVYDFGESGGFFYLLMEYVDGVNLRQAMRAEKFTPEQALAIVPPVCEALQYAHEHGIVHRDIKPENLLMNKQGRVKIADFGIAKIIAHPAADDDSRFAPGGATGDTVSAGTPQYMAPEQRQADAKTDHRSDIYSLGVVLYELLTGELPGATLQPLSKRIQVDVKLDEIVLRALEVRPEMRYQTAGEMRTQLAEVRLAGDGAASASIPVQNRKSRRLASVLWGAASAAALVFILLAARKLLLPSRPLPRVAAASQMTAKTDSPPLPTGPQEVKLTYFKEGGYDKTRSYRPNTLRTLPDKPANVTRLPEGLTEAYYGQLKMGPTQSRTAITVLIDDIPEKSPRIFVDTNANGDLTDDPPAQNNNTSPTGTLTFSGHGWVDLPYGPMTQGVRLNMRTMVRQPSYPPRPKAAPMLVYHLDCFSEGEVRLADGRAVKVLLKDANSDGDFTTDPMLYADLGDGSGYSARKGVFRALDAIQILGSQYEIRNLSPTGESFTWIKSSAPILAEPEAKVITPPFELSLVQAKATPGPGLLAAGMEAPAFDALAVDRRPIRFPFAYKGKVVLLDFWSTWCGPCLKEIPYLKATYQKHHQEGLEIISISLDENESLLKLLPFITDHQMTWPQICEGRSFSSSLCRLYKVSGIPAAYLVDGDTGIILATQLRGETIQQEVAKALALKRNQPQ; encoded by the coding sequence ATGAGCGAATCTTTCTCTTCCTCCAAACCCTGTCCTAAATGCGGCGAGCTGATGACCGAAGAATCGGCGACTGGCCTGTGCCCGGTGTGCCTGATGAGCCTGGCCATGAACTGGACGGCGCAAACCCAGCCGGTGGCACCACCGCTGAAAGTCCTGACGCCGGAAGAACTGGCTCCCCACTTCCCGCAACTGGAGGTGCTGGAGCTGATTGGCCGAGGTGGCATGGGGGTAGTCTATAAGGCGAAGCAGAAAAGCCTGAACCGCTACGTTGCGCTGAAACTGCTGGCTCCGGACTCGAAAAAGGACGGCAGCTTTGCCGGGCGTTTTGCCAAGGAGGCCCAGGCGCTGGCCAAGATGGACCATCCGAACATTGTGACGGTGTATGACTTCGGCGAGAGCGGGGGTTTCTTTTATCTGCTGATGGAATATGTGGACGGGGTGAATCTGCGCCAGGCCATGCGTGCGGAAAAGTTCACGCCGGAGCAGGCGCTGGCCATCGTGCCGCCAGTCTGCGAGGCGCTGCAATATGCACATGAGCACGGCATTGTACACCGCGACATCAAGCCGGAGAACCTGCTGATGAACAAACAGGGGCGGGTGAAAATCGCCGACTTCGGAATTGCCAAAATCATCGCCCACCCGGCTGCGGATGATGACAGCCGCTTTGCCCCAGGTGGAGCCACTGGCGACACGGTCAGTGCCGGCACACCGCAATACATGGCCCCGGAGCAACGGCAGGCGGATGCGAAGACCGACCACCGCTCAGACATCTATTCCTTGGGGGTGGTGCTCTATGAGCTGCTGACCGGAGAACTGCCAGGAGCGACGCTGCAGCCGCTTTCGAAGCGGATCCAGGTGGATGTGAAGCTGGACGAGATCGTCCTGCGAGCGCTGGAGGTGAGGCCTGAGATGCGCTACCAAACGGCGGGCGAAATGCGGACGCAGCTGGCGGAGGTGAGGCTGGCGGGCGATGGTGCTGCATCTGCATCCATTCCTGTTCAGAACAGGAAATCCAGGCGGCTTGCGTCTGTTTTGTGGGGCGCCGCTTCAGCGGCGGCTTTGGTCTTCATTTTGTTAGCCGCCCGCAAGCTGTTGCTGCCCTCACGGCCGCTTCCGCGGGTGGCGGCCGCGTCACAGATGACGGCGAAGACAGATTCCCCGCCCCTCCCGACCGGCCCTCAGGAAGTGAAGCTGACTTATTTTAAAGAAGGAGGTTATGATAAAACACGCTCGTACCGGCCTAACACATTGCGCACGCTGCCGGATAAACCTGCGAACGTGACGCGGCTTCCTGAGGGGCTGACGGAGGCTTATTACGGCCAGCTTAAAATGGGACCGACCCAATCCCGCACGGCGATCACCGTGCTGATTGACGACATCCCGGAGAAAAGCCCGCGAATCTTTGTGGATACCAATGCCAATGGCGATCTGACTGATGATCCGCCCGCCCAGAATAACAATACCTCCCCGACCGGCACTCTGACTTTCAGCGGACATGGATGGGTGGACCTGCCCTATGGCCCCATGACCCAAGGAGTAAGGCTGAACATGCGTACGATGGTCCGTCAGCCGTCCTACCCGCCACGTCCCAAAGCGGCACCCATGCTGGTCTATCATCTGGACTGCTTCAGTGAGGGGGAAGTGAGGCTGGCCGATGGACGGGCGGTGAAAGTGCTGCTCAAAGACGCCAACAGCGACGGCGACTTCACCACGGATCCGATGCTGTATGCGGACCTGGGCGACGGAAGCGGATATTCGGCGCGCAAAGGTGTGTTCAGGGCACTGGATGCAATCCAGATTTTGGGCAGCCAATACGAGATCAGGAACCTGTCTCCCACCGGGGAAAGCTTCACCTGGATCAAATCCAGTGCACCGATTCTGGCGGAGCCTGAAGCGAAAGTCATCACCCCTCCCTTCGAGCTCAGCCTGGTTCAGGCAAAAGCGACCCCTGGTCCCGGCCTGCTGGCTGCGGGAATGGAGGCTCCCGCCTTTGACGCCCTTGCAGTGGACCGGCGGCCCATCAGATTCCCCTTTGCATACAAAGGGAAAGTGGTTCTGCTGGATTTTTGGTCCACGTGGTGCGGACCGTGCCTGAAGGAAATACCCTATCTGAAGGCGACCTATCAAAAACACCATCAGGAGGGGCTGGAGATCATCAGCATCAGCCTGGATGAAAACGAATCTCTGCTCAAGCTCCTGCCTTTTATCACGGATCACCAGATGACCTGGCCGCAGATTTGTGAAGGGCGGAGTTTTAGCTCCTCGTTATGCCGGCTCTACAAAGTCAGCGGCATTCCTGCAGCCTATCTGGTTGATGGGGATACGGGGATCATCCTGGCGACCCAGCTGCGTGGCGAAACCATCCAGCAAGAGGTAGCGAAGGCATTGGCCCTCAAAAGAAATCAGCCCCAATAA
- a CDS encoding cytochrome c, with amino-acid sequence MTPSRFFFTAGRFNASNRVNTLFVNPLPGRCLRSLAWGIVGLAALAAANTYEIQEIPLPEAMVPEISAVAFTPGGSLVVANRHGEVWVTAQPATGPWRRFAFGLHEPLGVLALSESEILVTQRPELTRLRDTVGDGVADHYETVNDDWCVTDNWHEFTFGLRQDAQGHFLLATGLPDVAGPISTRYPRVPLSLEKVHREAKPSPGQYEGWVLRVAPDGAMTPLACGFRAAAGLGLSPQGDVFVTDQQGDYIATSTLVHVQPGRFYGHPASLKWRQDYRGPIQDLDTLAAMRSPEAVALPHGALGGSPGEPVWDTTAGRFGPFEGQIFIGDFTKLISRVFLEKVAGEFQGAAFPFIRDAVGLEAILANSGADNLTIPAGKDGLKHFRDVPPRSGTPLRAGNMRMAFAPDGSLYLGQTTRGWGQGDGLQRIVWSGKTPVEIEKIQLTPAGFRLTFTTAMDAEELASPQTWRVRRFRYLYLPTGSPRTDEATCQVTTIRPAADARSVELRLADLDPGYIYEIEPEKLHSANGAALENPLAFYTLTRLLDGKVFTGPLSSPLLAAAERKTTGPNAEAGRQVYATFCVTCHQADGSGGGLPGAPQLAAANFRQRGPEAPLAKTDDQLLHIITHGAQGKPMPPFGGVLQPQQIHDVLAYLRAAFGEKTAASSTSPNP; translated from the coding sequence ATGACACCCTCCCGCTTCTTTTTCACGGCCGGAAGATTCAACGCCAGCAATCGCGTGAACACCCTTTTTGTTAATCCCCTCCCCGGCCGCTGCCTGCGCAGCCTGGCTTGGGGCATCGTCGGCCTGGCCGCCCTGGCCGCCGCCAATACCTATGAGATCCAGGAGATACCGCTACCGGAGGCCATGGTGCCGGAGATCTCCGCCGTGGCCTTCACCCCGGGCGGCAGCCTGGTCGTGGCGAACCGGCACGGGGAGGTGTGGGTGACCGCGCAGCCGGCCACCGGCCCCTGGCGAAGGTTTGCCTTTGGCCTGCATGAGCCGCTGGGCGTGCTGGCCCTGTCGGAGAGCGAGATCCTGGTCACTCAGCGGCCAGAGCTCACCCGCCTGCGGGATACCGTCGGGGACGGCGTGGCGGATCATTATGAAACCGTCAACGATGACTGGTGCGTCACGGATAACTGGCACGAGTTCACCTTTGGCCTGCGGCAGGATGCCCAGGGGCATTTTCTCCTCGCCACGGGGCTGCCGGATGTGGCGGGTCCCATCAGCACCCGTTATCCCCGCGTACCTCTGAGCCTGGAAAAAGTTCACCGTGAGGCCAAGCCCTCCCCCGGCCAGTATGAGGGTTGGGTGCTGCGCGTGGCCCCGGATGGCGCGATGACACCGCTGGCCTGCGGATTCCGTGCCGCCGCCGGCCTCGGCCTCAGCCCGCAGGGGGATGTCTTTGTCACCGATCAGCAGGGGGATTACATCGCCACCAGCACACTGGTCCACGTACAGCCCGGCAGGTTTTATGGGCACCCGGCCTCGCTGAAATGGCGGCAGGATTATCGCGGCCCCATCCAGGACCTGGACACGCTGGCCGCCATGCGCAGCCCGGAGGCCGTGGCCCTGCCCCATGGCGCCTTGGGCGGCAGCCCAGGGGAGCCCGTGTGGGACACCACTGCAGGAAGATTCGGCCCCTTTGAAGGCCAGATTTTCATCGGCGATTTCACCAAGCTCATCAGCCGGGTGTTTCTGGAAAAAGTGGCCGGCGAATTCCAGGGCGCGGCCTTCCCCTTCATCCGCGATGCCGTGGGGCTGGAGGCCATCCTGGCCAACAGCGGTGCCGACAACCTCACCATCCCCGCCGGCAAGGACGGCCTGAAGCACTTCCGCGATGTCCCCCCGCGCTCCGGCACACCGCTGCGCGCGGGAAACATGCGCATGGCCTTCGCTCCGGATGGCAGCCTTTACCTGGGTCAAACCACCCGGGGCTGGGGTCAGGGGGACGGCCTGCAGCGCATCGTCTGGAGCGGCAAGACACCCGTGGAAATTGAAAAAATCCAGCTCACGCCAGCCGGCTTCCGCCTCACCTTCACCACCGCCATGGATGCAGAGGAACTCGCTTCCCCGCAGACCTGGCGCGTCCGCCGCTTCCGTTACCTCTACCTCCCCACCGGCTCCCCGCGCACGGATGAAGCCACCTGCCAGGTCACCACCATCCGTCCCGCCGCAGACGCCCGCTCTGTGGAACTGCGACTGGCAGATCTGGACCCCGGCTACATTTACGAGATCGAGCCGGAAAAACTCCACTCCGCCAATGGTGCCGCGTTGGAAAATCCGCTCGCCTTCTACACCCTCACCCGCCTGCTGGACGGGAAGGTCTTCACCGGCCCTCTGTCCAGCCCGCTGCTGGCCGCCGCAGAGAGAAAAACCACCGGCCCCAATGCCGAAGCCGGCCGCCAGGTCTATGCCACCTTTTGCGTCACCTGCCACCAGGCGGACGGCAGCGGTGGCGGCCTCCCCGGCGCGCCCCAGCTCGCAGCGGCGAATTTCCGTCAGCGCGGCCCGGAGGCACCCCTGGCCAAAACCGACGACCAGCTCCTCCACATCATCACCCACGGTGCCCAGGGCAAACCCATGCCCCCCTTTGGCGGAGTCCTTCAGCCACAGCAGATCCACGATGTCCTGGCCTATCTTCGCGCAGCTTTTGGCGAAAAAACCGCCGCCTCTTCAACCTCCCCCAACCCCTGA
- a CDS encoding sigma-70 family RNA polymerase sigma factor, with translation MKTPFDVPGKLPPGGQGAGHFHTTRWTRVARAKEASHEGQDALRELCGAYYAPVLAFIRWQGRDAEAAREVAHEFFAYMLKGEAIRTADQIKGRFRSYLLGAVKHFLSRQQEAARSLRRGGGIEMIPIAGPEVETQLAVPLVDESQLSPDMAFDRQWALTVLERALRTLAQEWENEGRQEVFEKLQPWLTGESGHGDQKALAEEVGMNLNSLKTLVHRLKQRFRILVREEVGATLEDGADVEAEIRVLFNALRSR, from the coding sequence ATGAAGACGCCTTTTGATGTTCCTGGAAAGCTGCCGCCGGGTGGCCAGGGGGCGGGGCATTTTCATACGACGCGGTGGACGCGGGTGGCACGGGCGAAGGAGGCTTCTCATGAAGGGCAGGATGCGCTGAGGGAGCTGTGCGGGGCTTATTATGCGCCGGTGCTGGCCTTTATACGCTGGCAGGGCCGGGATGCGGAGGCGGCGAGGGAGGTGGCGCATGAGTTCTTCGCTTACATGCTGAAAGGCGAGGCCATCCGCACGGCGGACCAGATCAAGGGCCGGTTCCGGTCTTATCTGCTGGGGGCGGTGAAGCATTTCCTCTCGCGCCAGCAGGAGGCGGCGCGCAGCCTGCGGCGGGGTGGGGGAATAGAGATGATCCCCATCGCCGGGCCGGAGGTGGAGACGCAGCTGGCGGTACCGCTGGTGGATGAAAGTCAGCTTTCCCCGGACATGGCCTTTGACCGCCAGTGGGCGCTGACGGTGCTGGAGCGGGCGCTGCGGACCCTGGCACAAGAGTGGGAGAATGAGGGGAGGCAGGAGGTTTTTGAGAAACTACAGCCGTGGCTGACCGGAGAGTCCGGGCATGGTGACCAAAAGGCGCTGGCCGAGGAAGTGGGGATGAACCTGAACTCGCTGAAAACCCTGGTTCACCGGCTGAAGCAGCGCTTCCGCATACTGGTGCGGGAAGAGGTGGGCGCGACGCTGGAGGACGGGGCGGATGTGGAGGCGGAAATCCGTGTTCTTTTCAATGCCTTGCGAAGCCGTTAA
- a CDS encoding aldolase/citrate lyase family protein has translation MRPFIPALLSLCTFTLPALAQEPPAKTHLNRFAELMETGKPAFGVFSSNVSVRTGASMADSGLDFVIIDLEHSPYDVTRLEGYLLGMVNKRELLKNGLQPRTVPFVRVPAAGREQLQFIIKQVLDLGPMGLVVPHVDTAEDARAMVQASRFPQLKGAPDFSPEGQRGIGYGWAARYWGLSGDEYARRADLWPLDPQGGLVLWVMIESAAAIENIRAIATTPGIGGLFIGPSDLAFSLGVPLGDPAVEEAIEKVAAIAKETGVPLGTLCGAKDVERRLSQGFRFLAVGSDGGPSGSVQEAVKTGRAYRSK, from the coding sequence ATGCGCCCTTTCATCCCCGCCTTGCTTTCCCTCTGTACCTTCACCCTGCCCGCCCTGGCCCAGGAGCCTCCAGCCAAAACCCACCTCAACCGCTTTGCCGAGCTCATGGAGACCGGCAAGCCCGCCTTTGGCGTCTTTTCCTCCAATGTCTCCGTGCGCACCGGTGCCAGCATGGCAGACAGCGGTTTGGATTTTGTCATCATTGACCTGGAGCATTCCCCCTATGACGTCACCCGGCTGGAGGGCTACCTGCTGGGCATGGTGAACAAGCGCGAGCTGCTGAAAAACGGCCTGCAACCGCGCACCGTACCCTTTGTCCGCGTGCCCGCCGCCGGGCGTGAGCAGCTCCAGTTCATCATCAAGCAGGTGCTGGACCTCGGTCCTATGGGCCTGGTGGTGCCGCATGTGGATACGGCGGAAGATGCCCGCGCCATGGTCCAGGCCAGCCGTTTCCCCCAGCTCAAAGGGGCACCCGATTTCAGCCCCGAAGGCCAGCGCGGCATCGGCTACGGCTGGGCCGCGAGATACTGGGGCCTCAGCGGCGATGAATACGCCCGCCGGGCCGACCTCTGGCCGCTGGACCCGCAGGGCGGCCTTGTACTCTGGGTCATGATTGAGAGCGCCGCCGCCATCGAGAACATCCGCGCCATCGCCACCACCCCCGGCATCGGCGGCCTCTTCATCGGCCCCTCCGACCTCGCCTTCTCCCTCGGCGTCCCGCTGGGGGATCCGGCGGTGGAAGAAGCCATTGAAAAAGTGGCCGCCATTGCTAAAGAAACCGGCGTTCCCCTGGGCACCCTCTGCGGGGCTAAAGACGTGGAGCGCCGCCTGTCCCAGGGCTTCCGCTTCCTCGCCGTCGGCAGCGATGGAGGGCCCTCTGGCAGCGTGCAGGAGGCCGTGAAAACCGGGCGCGCCTATCGCAGCAAGTAA